A stretch of the Leopardus geoffroyi isolate Oge1 chromosome B2, O.geoffroyi_Oge1_pat1.0, whole genome shotgun sequence genome encodes the following:
- the SMPDL3A gene encoding acid sphingomyelinase-like phosphodiesterase 3a isoform X2 — MTTTIQSVFPNLQVFPALGNHDYWPQDQLPVVTSKVYNAVANLWEPWLDEEAIHTLRKGGFYSQKVSPNLNLRIISLNTNLYYGPNIMTLNKTDPANQFEWLEKTLNTSQQNKEKVYIIAHIPVGYVPHSRNITSMRELYNEKLIDIFRRYSNVIAGQFYGHTHRDSIMVLSDKKGRPVNSLFVAPAVTPVKSVAERLTNNPGVRLFQYDPHDYKLLDMLQYYLNLTDANLKGESDWKLEYMLTQTYDIEDLQPKSLYALAKQFAVLDSEQFVKYYNYFFVSYDSSAICNGECKSYHVCAIMSLDHISYEDCLKQYYIKHYP; from the exons ATGACAACCACCATCCAGAGTGTCTTTCCAAATCTCCAGGTTTTCCCTGCACTGGGTAATCATGACTATTGGCCACAG GATCAACTGCCTGTAGTCACCAGCAAGGTGTACAATGCAGTAGCAAATCTCTGGGAGCCCTGGTTGGACGAAGAAGCTATTCATACTTTAAGGAAAG gTGGCTTTTATTCACAGAAAGTTTCACCTAATCTGAACCTTAGGATCATCAGTCTAAACACAAACTTGTACTACGGCCCAAATATCATGACTCTGAATAAGACTGACCCAGCAAATCAGTTTGAATGGCTAGAAAAGACGCTGAACACCTCTCAGCAAAATAAGGAGAAG GTGTACATCATAGCACATATCCCAGTAGGATATGTGCCCCATTCAAGGAACATCACATCGATGAGAGAATTGTATAATGAGAAATTGATAGATATTTTTAGAAGATACAGCAATGTCATTGCAGGGCAGTTTTATGGACACACTCACAGAGATAGTATTATGGTGCTTTCTGATAAAAAAG GAAGACCGGTAAATTCTTTGTTTGTGGCTCCTGCTGTTACCCCAGTGAAGAGTGTTGCAGAAAGACTGACCAACAATCCTGGCGTCAGACTATTTCAATATGATCCTCATGATTATAAACTATTG GATATGTTGCAGTATTATTTGAACCTGACAGATGCAAATCTAAAGGGAGAATCCGATTGGAAGCTGGAATACATGCTGACTCAGACCTATGACATTGAAGATTTGCAGCCAAAAAGTTTGTATGCATTAGCTAAGCAATTTGCAGTCCTGGACAGTGAGCAGTTTGTAAAATACTACAATTACTTCTTTGTGAGTTATGACAGCAGTGCAATTTGCAATGGGGAATGTAAGTCCTATCACGTTTGTGCCATTATGAGTCTTGATCATATTTCCTATGAAGATTGCCTCAAACAATATTATATAAAGCACTATCCCTAG